One Chlorobaculum limnaeum genomic window carries:
- a CDS encoding tyrosine-protein phosphatase, which produces MIDYHCHLLPGIDDGPSSINESMEMARLLIQAGYQTVYCTPHLIKGLYEADNETITQAVNDLQKELDREGIALRLLCGREYFLDNNFKDYMNVLMPLENTSYLLIEIPPHTYPGMVQDTLSEIIRRNLTPLLAHPERCELFHERIITEQPGKISRFKNLFHRSRSDVRTAFNAEDSDNRLLQWLIKRQCGFQSNLPSFIGAYGEQIQTTAQYLKSLGIYTHSGTDAHSVESLKKLFWSNQ; this is translated from the coding sequence ATGATTGATTATCATTGCCACCTGCTTCCCGGTATAGACGACGGTCCATCATCCATAAATGAATCGATGGAAATGGCTCGACTGCTCATCCAGGCAGGCTATCAAACGGTATACTGTACGCCTCACTTGATAAAAGGATTGTATGAGGCTGATAACGAAACGATAACCCAGGCAGTAAATGATCTTCAAAAAGAGTTAGATCGGGAAGGAATTGCTCTGCGGCTGCTTTGTGGAAGGGAGTATTTTCTTGACAACAACTTCAAGGATTATATGAATGTTCTCATGCCACTCGAGAACACCTCATATTTGCTTATCGAAATCCCACCGCATACCTATCCCGGCATGGTGCAGGATACCCTCTCCGAAATAATCCGAAGGAACCTTACCCCTTTGCTGGCTCACCCGGAACGCTGTGAACTGTTTCATGAACGGATAATCACAGAGCAACCAGGAAAAATATCGAGATTTAAAAATCTTTTCCATCGCTCTCGTTCAGACGTTCGAACCGCTTTCAACGCTGAAGACAGTGATAACAGATTGCTTCAATGGCTTATCAAGAGACAGTGTGGTTTTCAGAGCAACCTGCCGAGCTTCATTGGTGCCTATGGAGAACAGATTCAAACCACCGCTCAGTACCTGAAAAGTCTTGGGATTTACACGCACTCAGGCACTGATGCGCACTCTGTGGAAAGCCTGAAAAAGCTTTTTTGGTCGAATCAGTAG
- a CDS encoding EpsD family peptidyl-prolyl cis-trans isomerase — MKILSGIFWVLVLFVVSGCSSQSAKESPGSVAAVVNGVEITHGEIEYFARKSVPPGAATAETIEQKKAILANLVRMELLAQKAQEMGLDKDPDFTLALYEARRQVLAGMAESKLVKDVKPVTSETANSLVENNPRLFSNRKLLVYDEILIQGVDVPFLESMISMNEKGATEEQLIEVLNSRKKVFQKTTRSQTSDKIQPVILDVLLKSTPNRPIIARVEDKFSMILMLHKVLPVPLQGAQATQAAMSMAYAQQRNVLMAKSMTELLNNAKITYYGDYAKTSAGEQKVTGLPVPDQQRAARKTYKSVGYGAILSVSVIFAMLVLTASMRILRGGLWLPRLWPSSSIPDEPKTQYEWAYEAYKIEKFYIGFMALVIIAVLAFEIYLLAQYLPIPGIIASVLSGVLLGVAGSRVFSLAVLKGLSHKVYAVLVVVFTVPVVFGLLFIMTHPGV; from the coding sequence GTGAAAATACTCAGTGGCATTTTTTGGGTTTTAGTACTATTCGTTGTTTCAGGGTGTTCATCACAATCGGCAAAAGAGTCACCCGGCAGTGTTGCTGCTGTGGTTAATGGTGTCGAGATCACCCATGGTGAAATAGAGTACTTCGCAAGGAAATCGGTTCCTCCTGGAGCTGCCACTGCGGAAACGATCGAGCAGAAAAAGGCTATCCTTGCCAATCTCGTGAGGATGGAGTTGCTTGCCCAGAAAGCACAAGAGATGGGTCTCGACAAAGATCCTGATTTTACTTTAGCGCTCTATGAGGCCCGGCGCCAGGTGCTTGCCGGAATGGCCGAGTCGAAACTTGTAAAAGATGTAAAACCGGTAACTTCCGAAACGGCAAATTCGCTGGTCGAAAACAATCCGCGACTTTTTTCGAATCGAAAATTGCTTGTCTATGACGAAATTCTGATTCAGGGCGTGGATGTTCCATTTCTCGAATCGATGATCTCCATGAACGAAAAGGGCGCTACTGAAGAGCAGTTAATCGAGGTGTTGAACTCAAGGAAGAAAGTATTTCAGAAAACGACAAGGTCTCAAACATCCGACAAGATTCAGCCAGTTATTCTTGACGTACTGCTCAAGTCAACGCCTAACCGCCCCATCATTGCCAGGGTCGAGGACAAGTTTTCAATGATATTGATGTTGCACAAGGTACTGCCGGTTCCTTTGCAGGGCGCTCAAGCTACTCAGGCAGCAATGTCTATGGCGTATGCGCAGCAAAGAAACGTCTTGATGGCCAAAAGCATGACAGAGTTGCTGAATAACGCAAAGATCACCTATTACGGTGACTATGCAAAAACGTCGGCAGGGGAGCAAAAAGTGACAGGGCTTCCCGTTCCCGATCAGCAAAGAGCTGCCAGGAAGACCTATAAAAGCGTCGGTTATGGTGCTATTCTCTCAGTCTCCGTTATTTTTGCCATGCTGGTTTTGACGGCATCGATGAGAATTCTTCGAGGAGGATTATGGTTGCCCAGATTGTGGCCCTCTTCAAGTATTCCGGATGAGCCGAAAACGCAGTATGAGTGGGCTTATGAGGCATACAAGATAGAGAAATTCTATATAGGCTTCATGGCGCTCGTCATCATTGCCGTGTTAGCATTCGAGATATACCTGCTTGCGCAGTATCTCCCGATTCCGGGTATCATTGCCAGTGTGTTGTCTGGAGTGTTGCTGGGAGTTGCCGGGAGCCGCGTTTTCAGCCTGGCGGTGCTGAAGGGTTTGTCGCACAAAGTCTATGCAGTGTTGGTCGTAGTATTTACCGTGCCAGTTGTATTTGGTCTTCTCTTTATCATGACCCATCCAGGCGTTTGA
- a CDS encoding HU family DNA-binding protein has protein sequence MSKAELVEQIAEQTGLTKADAERAVNAFINVVTSTLKGGEDVTLVGFGTFTTGDRAERQGRNPQTGESITISAKKVVKFKPGKALKDEVGG, from the coding sequence ATGTCGAAAGCCGAGTTAGTAGAACAAATCGCAGAGCAGACCGGTTTGACCAAAGCTGATGCAGAAAGAGCGGTCAATGCATTCATCAATGTAGTGACTTCGACCCTCAAGGGCGGTGAAGATGTGACTCTCGTTGGTTTTGGTACATTCACCACCGGTGACAGGGCAGAGCGTCAGGGTCGAAATCCCCAGACTGGCGAGTCCATCACCATTTCAGCGAAGAAAGTGGTCAAGTTCAAGCCGGGTAAAGCCCTGAAGGATGAGGTTGGTGGCTGA
- a CDS encoding IS5 family transposase, producing MYQPKFQQLTFENFHLPFGGKLDPENRWVKLADVIPWHVAETMYAKNFMSKRGAPALTVRMALGSLIIKEKLGLSDIETVEQIKENPYLQFFIGLETYQHAAPFDASMLTHFRKRLKHTDLAALQEELLQRHLAEERRKAEERNQNDDGDGGSGNKGKLIVDATCAPADIAYPTDIGLLNEAREKTEKIIDQLCANAPQELGKPRTYRKKARKAFLSAIMKRNLSKKALRRAIRQQLQYIGRNLKHIEALSAAVPLTVLSTARYRDLLVIDELYRQQQEMYKSDRKSISDRIVSISQPHVRPIVRGKAAARTEFGMKLSISVVDGISLPERMSWNAYNEGCDLVRDIERYRERYGHYPESVHADKIYRTLANRMWCKARGIRLSGVPLGRPPKDVEKNRARRRQIREDEGVRNAVEGMFGKAKRRYGLGRVMARLAESSLSVVSITFLVMNLDRLLAAPFLRLFEWLLLELDVIRNLFAWSPPRAAIECRGAMA from the coding sequence ATGTACCAGCCGAAGTTTCAGCAGCTCACGTTCGAAAATTTCCATCTGCCGTTTGGTGGTAAACTCGATCCGGAAAACCGGTGGGTGAAGCTCGCCGACGTAATTCCCTGGCACGTCGCCGAGACGATGTATGCCAAAAACTTCATGTCGAAACGGGGCGCTCCTGCACTGACGGTTCGCATGGCGCTGGGGTCCTTGATTATCAAGGAGAAGCTCGGCCTTTCGGATATCGAGACGGTCGAACAGATCAAGGAGAACCCGTATCTCCAGTTCTTTATCGGTCTTGAAACGTACCAGCATGCAGCGCCCTTCGATGCCTCGATGCTGACCCACTTTCGGAAGCGGCTGAAGCATACCGATCTGGCCGCGTTGCAGGAGGAACTCCTGCAACGCCATCTGGCTGAAGAGCGCAGGAAGGCTGAGGAAAGGAACCAGAATGACGACGGAGACGGTGGTTCCGGCAACAAGGGCAAACTCATCGTTGATGCCACCTGCGCACCGGCAGACATCGCCTATCCGACGGATATTGGTCTGCTCAACGAAGCACGGGAAAAGACCGAGAAAATCATCGACCAGTTGTGTGCCAATGCTCCGCAGGAGTTGGGCAAGCCGAGGACGTATCGCAAGAAGGCCAGGAAAGCGTTTCTCTCGGCAATCATGAAGCGGAACCTGTCGAAAAAAGCGCTTCGTCGAGCCATTCGCCAGCAGTTGCAGTACATCGGTCGAAACCTGAAGCATATCGAAGCGCTCAGCGCCGCTGTACCGCTGACCGTCCTCTCGACAGCGCGGTATCGCGACCTGCTGGTGATCGATGAGCTGTATCGGCAGCAACAGGAAATGTACAAGAGTGACAGGAAGAGCATCAGCGATCGAATCGTCAGCATCAGCCAGCCCCATGTCAGGCCGATCGTACGGGGCAAGGCCGCAGCCAGGACGGAGTTCGGCATGAAGCTCTCCATCAGCGTCGTCGACGGCATCAGCCTGCCGGAACGGATGAGCTGGAACGCCTACAACGAAGGCTGCGACCTGGTGCGGGATATCGAGCGATATCGCGAGCGCTACGGGCACTATCCCGAATCAGTCCATGCCGACAAGATCTACCGGACGCTGGCCAACCGGATGTGGTGCAAGGCACGAGGAATCCGGCTGAGCGGCGTGCCGCTCGGTCGGCCCCCGAAGGATGTTGAGAAGAACCGGGCCCGCCGGCGGCAGATCAGGGAAGACGAAGGAGTCCGGAATGCCGTCGAAGGCATGTTCGGTAAGGCGAAGCGCCGATACGGGCTGGGCCGGGTAATGGCGAGGCTTGCCGAGAGCAGTCTGAGTGTGGTCTCGATCACGTTCCTCGTGATGAACTTGGACCGGCTGCTCGCCGCTCCTTTTTTGCGCCTGTTTGAATGGCTCCTTTTGGAGCTTGATGTAATCAGAAATTTGTTCGCGTGGTCACCTCCCCGAGCGGCGATTGAGTGCCGCGGGGCGATGGCTTGA
- the accB gene encoding acetyl-CoA carboxylase biotin carboxyl carrier protein → MNLKEIQQLIEIVNVSSLDEVIIRDGQSEITLRRNNSKAQAVLPTAPVVAQPVQAPQPAVRQAVQELPAPAAAEPAASDLIDIHSPIVGTFYRSPSPDSLPFVNEGDKVKAGDVLCIIEAMKLMNEIESEVSGTIVDVLVENGQPVEYDQVLFRVKP, encoded by the coding sequence ATGAACCTCAAGGAAATTCAGCAGCTTATCGAGATCGTCAACGTTTCCTCTCTTGATGAAGTGATCATCAGGGATGGGCAGTCCGAAATCACGTTGAGACGAAACAACTCGAAAGCACAGGCTGTCTTACCAACCGCTCCTGTCGTCGCGCAACCCGTTCAGGCGCCTCAGCCTGCCGTGCGTCAGGCCGTGCAGGAGCTCCCTGCCCCGGCTGCCGCCGAACCTGCCGCGAGTGATCTGATCGATATCCATTCACCCATCGTGGGCACCTTCTACCGCTCACCCTCTCCGGATTCGCTTCCGTTCGTCAACGAAGGCGACAAAGTCAAAGCCGGTGATGTGCTCTGCATCATCGAAGCCATGAAGCTGATGAATGAGATCGAGTCTGAGGTTTCGGGAACCATTGTCGATGTTCTCGTCGAAAACGGACAGCCTGTCGAATACGACCAGGTACTGTTCCGAGTCAAGCCATAA
- a CDS encoding exosortase C-terminal domain/associated protein EpsI, which translates to MIDIGKKYIISLSLSLLMIMSLVLINEKKKSIYQAHPPNLERLIKLHPDKWYPVESEVSSPAWLGSGQTEYDILKARTYRNVDGQQVTIVMTWGRNGIQKAGHVQQLCYSAQGYSISNQNNIEVPIKGNKLIVTNFVASQLNDQVEDVFYWRITDGKILNNIQKTGLDDQRLSHRILRMKEVIKYLFTDIPDNIMVRVSSKKYDSDSPSVPPLKYIKEYLENLSSQDLKLLTGL; encoded by the coding sequence ATGATTGATATTGGGAAAAAATATATAATATCTTTGTCGCTTTCTTTATTGATGATAATGTCTCTTGTATTGATAAATGAAAAAAAGAAAAGTATTTATCAAGCACATCCGCCGAATTTAGAAAGATTGATTAAATTGCATCCTGATAAATGGTATCCCGTTGAGAGTGAAGTTAGCAGCCCTGCATGGTTGGGCAGTGGACAAACTGAATATGATATCTTAAAGGCAAGAACATACAGAAATGTTGATGGCCAGCAAGTAACGATTGTTATGACGTGGGGCCGTAATGGCATACAGAAGGCAGGACATGTGCAACAGCTTTGCTATTCTGCGCAGGGTTATTCAATATCAAATCAAAATAATATAGAGGTGCCAATAAAAGGCAATAAGTTAATAGTGACAAATTTTGTTGCAAGTCAACTCAATGATCAGGTTGAAGATGTGTTCTATTGGAGAATAACGGATGGTAAGATATTGAATAATATCCAAAAAACAGGTTTGGATGATCAGCGGTTATCACATCGAATTCTAAGGATGAAAGAGGTGATAAAATACTTGTTTACTGATATTCCTGATAATATTATGGTGCGAGTATCATCAAAAAAGTATGATTCTGACAGCCCTTCAGTGCCACCATTAAAATATATTAAAGAGTATTTGGAAAATCTTTCTTCTCAAGATCTTAAATTGCTGACTGGTTTATAA
- the accC gene encoding acetyl-CoA carboxylase biotin carboxylase subunit, producing MFKKILIANRGEIALRVMHTCREMGICTVAVYSTADADSLHVRYADEAVCIGPPLSRESYLNIPRIIAAAEVTNADAIHPGYGFLAENADFSEVCHSSNIKFIGPSADMINRMGDKNTAKSTMIAAGVPVVPGSEGLVEDVAHAIETAKKIGYPVIIKPTAGGGGKGMRVVHEESQLEKNLKTAQSEAGMAFGNSGVYIEKFLENPRHIEIQILADQHGNVLHLGERDCTVQRRHQKLIEETPSPVVSDELRAEMGAAAIAAAKAINYEGAGTIEFLLDKHKKFYFMEMNTRIQVEHPVTEQRYDVDLVREQIRIAAGGSLEGKTFEPRGHSIECRINAEDPEHMFRPSPGEIQVFHTPGGPGVRIDSHCYASYVVPSNYDSMIGKLIVTAHNRDEAIARMSRALDEFIVVGIKTTIPFHKQVMHDPVFRSGEFDTSFLDSFRFEKPQP from the coding sequence TTGTTCAAGAAAATACTCATAGCCAACCGTGGGGAGATCGCCTTGCGGGTCATGCATACCTGCCGGGAGATGGGCATTTGCACCGTGGCCGTCTATTCGACCGCCGATGCCGATTCCCTTCATGTCAGGTACGCCGACGAGGCGGTCTGCATCGGGCCGCCGCTTTCGAGAGAGAGCTACCTGAATATACCGCGAATCATCGCCGCCGCCGAGGTCACCAATGCCGACGCGATTCATCCTGGTTACGGCTTCCTGGCCGAAAACGCTGATTTCTCGGAAGTATGCCACTCCTCGAACATCAAGTTCATCGGCCCATCGGCTGACATGATCAACAGGATGGGCGACAAAAACACCGCCAAATCGACCATGATCGCCGCCGGCGTGCCGGTCGTTCCCGGAAGCGAAGGTTTGGTTGAAGACGTTGCCCACGCCATCGAAACCGCCAAAAAGATCGGCTACCCGGTCATCATCAAGCCGACGGCTGGCGGCGGCGGAAAAGGCATGAGAGTCGTACATGAAGAGAGCCAGCTCGAAAAGAATCTCAAGACCGCCCAGAGCGAAGCCGGCATGGCTTTCGGCAACAGCGGCGTCTACATCGAGAAGTTCCTCGAAAACCCCCGCCACATCGAAATCCAGATTCTGGCCGACCAGCATGGCAATGTGCTGCACCTCGGCGAACGCGACTGCACCGTGCAGCGCCGCCACCAGAAGCTGATCGAGGAGACCCCGTCACCGGTGGTTAGCGACGAACTGCGCGCGGAGATGGGCGCGGCGGCGATCGCGGCGGCAAAGGCGATCAACTACGAAGGCGCGGGCACCATCGAGTTCCTGCTCGACAAGCACAAGAAGTTCTACTTCATGGAGATGAACACGCGCATCCAGGTGGAGCATCCGGTCACCGAGCAGCGCTACGACGTCGATCTTGTCCGCGAGCAGATCCGTATCGCAGCGGGCGGCAGCCTGGAAGGAAAAACCTTCGAGCCGCGAGGTCACTCCATCGAATGCCGCATCAACGCTGAAGACCCGGAGCACATGTTCAGGCCGTCACCAGGCGAAATACAGGTGTTCCACACGCCCGGAGGCCCCGGCGTCAGAATCGACTCGCACTGCTACGCGAGCTACGTCGTGCCGTCGAACTACGACTCGATGATCGGCAAGCTCATCGTCACGGCCCATAACCGCGACGAAGCCATCGCCCGCATGTCGAGAGCGCTCGACGAGTTCATCGTCGTGGGCATCAAGACCACCATTCCCTTCCACAAACAGGTGATGCACGACCCGGTCTTCAGAAGCGGAGAGTTCGACACCAGCTTCCTCGACAGCTTCAGGTTCGAGAAACCGCAACCCTGA
- the efp gene encoding elongation factor P, with amino-acid sequence MVSISNVSRGAIIRWNGVPHSIESLVHRTPGNLRAFYQASMKNLKTGRNVEYRFSSSEQVDVIVTERKKYQYLYRDGNDYVMMDTETYDQIHVPEVAIGSASRFLKDSVMVDIVFADDNSILEVELPTFVELEVTETSPASKDDRATSGTKPAIVETGAEVNVPMFIQTGSIIRIDTRSGEYMDRVKK; translated from the coding sequence ATGGTTTCTATCAGTAACGTCTCAAGAGGCGCCATCATTCGCTGGAATGGGGTTCCACACAGTATCGAAAGTCTCGTGCACCGCACGCCCGGCAATCTTCGCGCCTTCTACCAGGCCAGCATGAAAAACCTCAAAACTGGCCGCAACGTCGAGTACCGCTTCAGCTCCTCAGAACAGGTCGATGTCATCGTCACCGAAAGAAAAAAGTACCAGTACCTCTATCGTGACGGAAACGACTATGTCATGATGGACACCGAAACCTACGACCAGATCCACGTGCCCGAAGTGGCCATCGGCTCGGCCTCCCGCTTTCTCAAGGACTCGGTGATGGTTGATATCGTCTTCGCCGATGACAACTCGATCCTCGAAGTGGAGTTGCCGACCTTCGTCGAACTCGAAGTCACCGAAACCAGCCCCGCCAGCAAGGACGACCGCGCCACCAGCGGCACCAAACCGGCCATCGTCGAAACCGGGGCCGAGGTGAACGTGCCGATGTTCATCCAGACCGGCAGCATCATCCGCATCGACACCCGTAGCGGCGAGTACATGGACAGAGTTAAAAAGTGA
- a CDS encoding DegT/DnrJ/EryC1/StrS family aminotransferase, protein MRNTLFPPWPSYTQEEAYAVSRVLLSNRVNYWTGEECREFEKEFALWTGTAYAIAVANGTLALEVALKALGVGYGDEVVVTPRTYIASVSSIVAIGAVPVFADVDRNTQNITAETIARVLTPRTKAVICVHLAGMPCDMDPIMDLADEHGVFVIEDCAQAHGAKYKCRSVGSIGHIGTWSFCQDKIMTTGGEGGMVTTDDQELWSFMWSYKDHGKSWSAVYEKEHSPGFRWLHESFGSNYRMLEMQAAIGRIQLRRMTGWCEKRRMYAEMIWNFAGKHSLLRVPEIPYWAEHAAYQCYVFVEPLALPDGWSRDRIMAEINTQGVPCYSGSCSEVYLEKAFDNTGWRPEERLPIAKELGETSLMFLVHPTLELDDIEKTCEVIHNVVKSIYL, encoded by the coding sequence ATGCGAAATACGTTATTTCCTCCATGGCCATCATATACACAGGAAGAAGCTTATGCAGTGAGTCGAGTCCTCTTGTCGAATAGAGTGAATTACTGGACAGGTGAGGAATGCCGAGAGTTTGAAAAAGAGTTTGCTTTGTGGACTGGAACTGCATACGCTATTGCAGTCGCAAACGGAACGCTTGCGTTAGAAGTTGCATTGAAAGCTTTGGGCGTTGGCTATGGCGATGAGGTAGTAGTGACTCCTCGTACTTATATTGCGTCTGTATCAAGTATTGTAGCTATAGGTGCAGTGCCAGTATTTGCTGATGTAGATAGAAATACCCAGAACATTACCGCTGAAACAATTGCCAGGGTTCTTACACCTCGAACGAAAGCGGTGATTTGTGTGCATCTTGCGGGAATGCCTTGTGATATGGATCCCATTATGGATTTGGCGGATGAGCATGGGGTATTTGTGATCGAGGATTGTGCGCAAGCGCATGGCGCAAAATACAAATGCCGGTCAGTTGGTTCGATAGGACATATCGGGACATGGTCTTTTTGCCAGGATAAAATCATGACGACCGGCGGAGAGGGCGGTATGGTAACAACAGACGATCAAGAATTATGGTCTTTCATGTGGTCTTATAAAGATCATGGAAAATCATGGAGTGCGGTTTATGAGAAAGAACATTCACCAGGCTTCCGGTGGTTGCACGAGTCTTTTGGATCTAATTACAGGATGCTTGAAATGCAAGCCGCAATTGGCAGAATACAGTTAAGGCGAATGACTGGATGGTGCGAAAAACGACGTATGTATGCCGAGATGATATGGAATTTCGCAGGAAAGCACTCTTTGTTGCGAGTGCCTGAAATACCATACTGGGCGGAGCATGCCGCTTATCAGTGTTATGTATTTGTAGAGCCTTTGGCTTTGCCAGATGGCTGGAGTCGTGACAGGATAATGGCCGAAATCAATACGCAAGGTGTGCCGTGCTATTCTGGTTCCTGTTCAGAGGTTTATCTTGAAAAAGCGTTCGATAATACTGGGTGGAGGCCTGAAGAAAGATTACCGATTGCAAAAGAGCTTGGGGAGACAAGTTTAATGTTTCTGGTACATCCGACACTTGAATTAGACGATATTGAAAAGACATGCGAGGTGATTCATAACGTGGTAAAAAGCATTTATCTATAA
- a CDS encoding tyrosine-protein phosphatase: protein MIDYHCHLLPGIDDGPSTLDESIQMAKLLSESGFRAVYCTPHLIRHVYDASNTAVEQSIKELQAALDRQGIALRLLAGREYYMDNHFQKYLNDPMPLEGTRYLLIEIPSDSHQDMVLEIITAIRRKGLTPMIAHPERCLMLASQRNHIIPKSLGFFRRNTLRGRMALEYSYQHIELLDWLSGFECGFQGNAGSFAGMYGRPIQEQAKHFWQQKIYTHYGTDAHSPEFIVKLASKIRKNKSLASLYPHHNSGQIQTALA from the coding sequence ATGATTGACTACCACTGTCACCTCTTGCCTGGTATTGACGACGGACCATCGACTCTCGATGAATCCATCCAGATGGCCAAGCTGCTTTCGGAGAGCGGATTCCGCGCTGTTTATTGCACCCCTCACCTGATCAGGCATGTGTATGACGCAAGCAATACCGCCGTTGAGCAATCTATAAAAGAGCTTCAGGCGGCGCTTGACCGTCAGGGCATTGCGCTCCGGCTTCTGGCGGGCAGAGAATACTACATGGACAACCATTTCCAGAAATATCTCAACGATCCGATGCCACTTGAGGGAACTCGTTACCTGCTCATCGAGATTCCGTCCGATTCGCATCAGGACATGGTGCTGGAAATCATTACAGCTATCAGGCGCAAAGGCCTCACCCCCATGATTGCCCACCCTGAACGCTGCCTGATGCTTGCCAGTCAAAGAAACCATATAATCCCGAAATCTCTGGGCTTTTTCAGACGGAACACCCTTCGCGGCAGAATGGCACTCGAATATTCATATCAGCATATAGAGCTGCTCGACTGGCTGTCAGGTTTTGAATGCGGCTTTCAAGGCAACGCAGGCAGTTTCGCGGGAATGTATGGACGCCCGATTCAGGAGCAAGCAAAACATTTCTGGCAACAGAAAATCTATACCCATTACGGCACTGATGCCCACTCTCCGGAATTTATTGTAAAACTCGCCAGCAAGATACGGAAGAACAAGTCCCTTGCCTCTTTATACCCGCACCATAACTCCGGGCAGATACAAACAGCATTGGCATAA
- a CDS encoding exosortase/archaeosortase family protein: MGKIRINAAIIPWGVYAYIFVFSLYGYLKNNGLSNTDEPLLYATAFVVLWIERGSVFASLKGNAIGYSLYGLFALLFGLIVFIAGQLYPVILLEIWGLFIMASGLVMSLAPKEYIKSAVFIGIAGTVLVVMGRIAPYMLSSELAKGLASVSSHILSSTFFPVTSNGVTLYFGPYSAEVAHACSGMNSIFSLLALSVIYLREGVHRKLWHIIILIALVIPVAVFTNLLRVMILVLITWYFGNRYAQGIYHDLTGIVVFVLALVFLAAVDQLMFNVDKKKYD; the protein is encoded by the coding sequence ATGGGCAAAATAAGGATAAATGCTGCTATTATCCCGTGGGGGGTGTATGCGTATATATTTGTATTTTCTTTATATGGTTATTTAAAAAATAATGGCTTGTCTAATACAGATGAACCGTTGCTTTATGCAACTGCATTTGTTGTTTTATGGATTGAGCGCGGAAGTGTGTTCGCGTCGCTAAAGGGAAATGCGATCGGATATTCTCTATACGGTTTGTTTGCATTGTTATTTGGTTTAATTGTGTTTATTGCTGGGCAGTTATATCCTGTTATACTTCTGGAGATATGGGGGCTTTTTATTATGGCATCTGGCTTGGTTATGAGCTTGGCGCCGAAAGAATATATAAAGTCAGCCGTGTTTATAGGTATTGCTGGAACAGTATTGGTTGTTATGGGTAGAATTGCACCTTATATGCTCTCATCTGAGCTTGCTAAAGGTTTGGCGTCAGTATCATCTCATATACTTAGTTCTACATTCTTTCCTGTTACATCTAACGGAGTTACGTTATATTTTGGCCCATATTCTGCCGAGGTAGCTCATGCCTGTTCTGGTATGAACTCAATATTTTCGTTATTGGCATTGTCCGTTATATATCTGAGAGAAGGAGTTCACAGAAAGCTGTGGCATATTATCATATTGATCGCTTTAGTGATTCCTGTGGCAGTGTTTACAAATTTGCTTCGGGTTATGATTCTTGTGTTGATTACTTGGTATTTTGGGAATAGATATGCCCAAGGTATCTATCATGATTTGACTGGTATAGTGGTATTTGTATTAGCACTTGTGTTTCTTGCTGCTGTTGATCAGTTAATGTTTAATGTTGATAAAAAAAAATATGATTGA